A single window of Cottoperca gobio chromosome 9, fCotGob3.1, whole genome shotgun sequence DNA harbors:
- the tmem161b gene encoding LOW QUALITY PROTEIN: transmembrane protein 161B (The sequence of the model RefSeq protein was modified relative to this genomic sequence to represent the inferred CDS: deleted 1 base in 1 codon) codes for MGVIGVQLVVTMVMASVIQKIIPHYSFARWLLCSGSLRWYQHPTEDELRSLAGKQKGQKKKDRKYNGHIDNKALTVPKDIDLQLETKCIAEVDTLALHYFPEFQWLVDFTVAATVVYLITELYYSVAQPSGEMNISVVWSLLVLAFVLKTLFSLTAHYFKLEEGGERSLCITFAFFFFVKAMAILIVTENYLEFGLETGFANFSDSALQFLEHQGLDSQGPISKLTFKLILALLCSLIGAFLTFPGLRLAQMHLDALNLTTAKFTQTLLHINFLSPLIMVLLWVRPITKDYLINPTLEENVPLMTEDTYDTLRLWAIILMCMLRLAMMRHHLQAYLNLAQKGVDQMKKEAGRISTVDLQKMVARVFYYLCVIALQYVAPLVMLLHTTLLLKTLGGHSWWVYPQEDLPCVYEINSDSVMGAAPIAAPTPASVVETGAVGSVAQLSVALGGLRTVFSPLLFRGLFSFFTWWIAACLFSTSLFGLFYHQYLMAA; via the exons ATG GGTGTGATCGGTGTGCAGCTGGTGGTTACCATGGTAATGGCCAGTGTAATTCAGAAAATCATACCTCATTATTCCTTCGCAAGATGGCTACTCTGCAGTGGCAG TCTGCGGTGGTATCAGCACCCTACGGAAGATGAGTTGAGGAGCTTAGCTGGGAAACAAaaaggacagaagaagaaagacag GAAGTACAATGGTCACATAGACAATAAGGCACTGACGGTTCCCAAGGACATAGATTTACAGCTGGAGACGAAGTGCATCGCAGAAGTCGACACATTAG CATTGCACTACTTCCCAGAGTTCCAGTGGCTGGTGGATTTCACAGTAGCGGCAACTGTGGTCTATCTGATAACAGAACTCTACTACAGCGTGGCTCAGCCCTCCGGAGAGATGAACATCAGTGTGGTCTGGAGCCTGCTGGTGCTCGCTTTTGTCCT TAAGACTCTTTTCTCTCTAACTGCTCACTACTTCAAGctggaggaaggaggggagcGTTCACTCTGCATTAcctttgcttttttcttttttgtcaaagcCATGGCCATTCTCATTGTCACTGAAAACTACCTGGAGTTTGGTcttgaaacag GTTTTGCGAACTTCTCTGACAGTGCTTTACAGTTTCTGGAGCACCAGGGCTTAGACTCCCA GGGTCCCATATCTAAACTCACCTTCAAGCTGATCCTGGCCCTGCTATGCTCCCTGATCGGAGCGTTTCTAACTTTCCCTGGTCTACGATTGGCCCAGATGCACCTAGATGCACTCAATCTGACCACAGCCAAATTTACACA GACTCTGCTTCATATCAACTTCCTGTCCCCTCTTATCATGGTCCTGCTGTGGGTGAGGCCCATTACCAAGGACTACCTAATAAACCCCACTCTGGAAGAGAATGTGCCTTT GATGACTGAGGATACGTACGATACGTTGCGGTTATGGGCCATCATACTGATGTGTATGCTCCGACTCGCTATGATGAGACATCATTTACAGGCCTACCTCAACCTGGCCCAGAAGGGTGTGGACCAGATGAAGAAGGAGGCGGGACGGATAAGTACCGTTGACCTGCAGAAGATG GTTGCTCGTGTTTTTTACTACTTGTGTGTAATCGCACTACAGTATGTGGCACCA CTGGTGATGCTGCTGCATACAACTTTGCTGCTAAAAACCTTAG GTGGACACTCCTGGTGGGTCTATCCTCAAGAAGACCTGCCTTGCGTCTATGAAATAAACTCTGACTCTGTGATGGGGGCGGCACCAATAGCAGCCCCAACACCAGCTTCAGTGGTAGAAACGGGAGCCGTGGGGTCAGTAGCCCAGCTGTCCGTGGCCCTGGGAGGACTGCGAACTGTCTTCAGCCCCTTGCTTTTCCGGggcctcttctccttctttacCTGGTGGATTGCTGCGTGTCTTTTCTCCACCTCCCTATTTGGCCTCTTCTACCATCAGTATCTCATGGCGGCATAG